A genome region from Amblyraja radiata isolate CabotCenter1 chromosome 2, sAmbRad1.1.pri, whole genome shotgun sequence includes the following:
- the gsdme gene encoding gasdermin-E — translation MFAKATSSFVKQIDSNGDLIPVSSLNDSDKLQLLSLVTKKKKGWFWQKPKYRPSSFTLQEILTGDALIKPAVSDSVFLKYEGKFEDKDEASAETQFAHLSFSLEGQDTVELESSFGNLKKQEFDLQQLLKVTEKRTIHLNHPFVQQVCEKRNEILCLVNEKVITSQKCSISEHTQIEEKCGGTMGLKTKILKVSVDDNGSITKDADVVLEIPPSTVIAYSVTELLINQNGHFELCLLSEKCGGFDKALLGKNKGGCASTVCSPLSCVDGAHKCQLSALEMDVPSETSLIILKPAIEEANQQFQPFHELAEEKCLQLFRLYCEFLYHEEVISFLENALDELSSTEQPNLLGLQELDSTQAQRVKELLQILGYSCPNEQGSLKKDITTPEILTAAFYLVSALAGMSEESLAVLGICCETQILPTLHYLINNVPDDGIVPVDNPNMLPLQEEDNFYIAHRLFALSNICLEVRETAIKVITDDQPGMAPVLLCIVLQGFAILSGIKRNTSDPKTQT, via the exons ATGTTTGCAAAGGCAACCAGCAGCTTTGTAAAGCAGATTGACAGCAACGGTGACTTGATTCCAGTCAGCAGCCTGAATGATTCTGATAAGCTGCAACTTTTGAGCTTGGTCACCAAGAAGAAGAAGGGATGGTTCTGGCAGAAGCCAAAATATCGCCCTTCTTCATTTACCCTCCAAGAGATATTGACTGGTGATGCACTCATCAAACCTG CTGTCTCTGACTCCGTCTTTCTCAAGTATGAAGGAAAATTTGAAGACAAGGATGAGGCAAGTGCAGAAACTCAGTTTGCCCATTTAAGCTTCAGCCTGGAAGGTCAAGATACGGTTGAACTAGAATCTTCATTTGGAAACCTGAAGAAACAGGAATTTGATTTGCAGCAGCTTTTGAAAGTAACTGAGAAAAG GACTATACATTTGAATCACCCCTTTGTCCAACAAGTTTGTGAGAAAAGAAATGAAATTCTCTGTCTAGTAAATGAAAAGGTtatcacatcccaaaaatgttctATTTCCGAACACACCCAGATTGAAGAAAAGTGTGGTGGCACAATGGGActcaaaacaaaaatattaaag GTTTCAGTTGACGACAATGGTTCTATAACTAAGGACGCTGATGTTGTGTTGGAGATCCCACCTAGCACTGTTATTGCGTACAGCGTTACAGAGCTTTTGATAAACCAGAACGGGCACTTTG AGCTCTGCCTGCTTTCAGAGAAATGTGGAGGTTTTGATAAAGCCCTTCTAGGGAAAAATAAAGGAGGTTGTGCCAGTACTGTATGTTCTCCTTTAAGCTGTGTTGATGGAGCCCATAAATGCCAGCTGTCTGCACTTGAGATGGATGTCCCAAGTGAAACTTCACTCATAATTTTAAAACCAG CAATTGAAGAGGCGAATCAACAGTTTCAGCCATTCCATGAACTTGCAGAGGAAAAGTGTCTGCAACTCTTCAGACTTTACTGTGAATTCTTGTATCACGAAGAAGTGATTTCTTTTCTTGAAAATGCT CTTGATGAGCTTTCTTCAACAGAACAGCCAAATCTGCTTGGACTACAGGAACTGGATTCAACGCAAGCACAGAGGGTCAAGGAACTGCTGCAGATATTAGGCTACAGCTGCCCAAATGAGCAGGGCTCTTTGAAAAAAGATATCACAACACCAGAGATATTAACAGCAGCATTCTACCTTGTCAGTGCTCTAGCTG GAATGTCTGAAGAAAGTCTTGCAGTCTTGGGTATTTGCTGTGAAACTCAAATTCTTCCAACTTTGCATTATTTG ATTAATAATGTCCCTGATGATGGAATTGTTCCTGTTGATAATCCAAACATGCTGCCCCTGCAAGAAGAGGACAACTTCTACATAGCTCACCGGCTATTTGCATTATCAAATATTTGCCTTGAAGTCCGAGAAACAGCAATCAAAGTTATAACCGATGATCAACCTGGTATGGCTCCTGTGCTTCTCTGCATAGTTCTGCAAGGATTTGCCATCCTGAGTGGAATCAAAAGGAATACGAGTGATCCAAAGACGCAGActtga